A window of the Xiashengella succiniciproducens genome harbors these coding sequences:
- a CDS encoding family 43 glycosylhydrolase, producing MKRYIISAISAISLSVVCSQVQAQVGRPFIHDPSTIAECDGKYYTFGTGGGGLISEDGWAWYGGAERPGRGAAPDVIKIGDRYLVAYSATGGGLGGGHNGRVLTMWNKTLDPKSPDFEFTEAVVVAESDGIEDNDAIDAGLLLDPTTGRLWCSYGTYFGFIRIVELDPETGKRVEGNEAIDVAIDCEATDLEYRDGWYYLFGTHGTCCDGSNSTYNIVVGRSRNVTGPYVDHLGRDMMRGGAKMVIGGSDRLIGAGHFGRFIEEEGVEKMSLHYEADLDQGGYSVLAIRPLIWKDGWPIGGELFKDGTYKIESERRGYGLELAVDFVRMPRAARGFFNMDENTPVEPVAAQKLDDVIGTWPEGEISVRIGDYIGRPHQKWSVVAVPEAGGTLAGPYFKIVIEGTNRALAATAEKEVTTVPEFTGAPEQLWRIDQLTDGTFRIMPKAVPGTDEKLALVSIADSTPTLAPFDFNNVNCKWNFK from the coding sequence ATGAAAAGATATATTATATCGGCTATATCGGCCATTTCTTTGTCGGTTGTTTGCTCTCAGGTACAGGCCCAGGTCGGAAGACCATTTATCCATGACCCATCTACTATTGCTGAATGCGATGGTAAGTACTATACTTTTGGTACCGGTGGTGGAGGTTTGATCTCAGAAGATGGTTGGGCCTGGTACGGTGGCGCTGAACGTCCCGGTAGAGGTGCGGCTCCTGATGTAATTAAAATTGGAGATCGTTATCTTGTTGCATACAGTGCAACAGGTGGTGGTTTGGGTGGAGGTCACAATGGTCGTGTATTGACTATGTGGAACAAGACTCTGGATCCTAAATCTCCTGATTTCGAATTTACCGAAGCAGTAGTGGTTGCCGAATCAGACGGTATTGAAGATAATGACGCTATTGACGCAGGTCTTCTGCTAGATCCTACAACTGGTCGTCTGTGGTGTTCGTATGGAACATACTTTGGTTTTATACGCATCGTTGAACTGGATCCCGAAACAGGTAAACGCGTTGAAGGCAACGAAGCTATAGATGTTGCTATTGACTGCGAAGCTACCGACCTTGAATACAGGGATGGATGGTATTACCTGTTTGGAACACATGGAACCTGCTGTGATGGATCCAACTCTACCTATAATATTGTTGTGGGTCGCTCAAGAAATGTAACTGGTCCTTATGTTGACCACCTGGGAAGAGACATGATGAGAGGTGGAGCCAAGATGGTTATCGGTGGTAGTGACAGACTTATTGGTGCTGGTCACTTTGGTCGTTTTATCGAAGAAGAAGGTGTTGAAAAGATGTCTTTGCACTATGAAGCTGACCTTGATCAGGGTGGTTACAGTGTACTTGCTATCCGTCCACTGATTTGGAAGGATGGATGGCCAATAGGTGGTGAACTCTTCAAAGACGGTACTTATAAAATCGAATCTGAAAGAAGGGGTTATGGCCTCGAATTGGCTGTTGATTTTGTTCGTATGCCCCGTGCTGCAAGAGGATTCTTTAATATGGATGAAAATACTCCGGTTGAACCTGTTGCTGCCCAGAAACTGGATGATGTAATTGGCACATGGCCTGAAGGTGAAATTAGCGTTAGAATTGGCGACTACATCGGAAGACCACACCAAAAATGGTCTGTCGTTGCAGTTCCTGAAGCTGGTGGTACTCTTGCCGGTCCTTACTTCAAGATTGTTATTGAAGGAACAAACAGGGCTCTTGCTGCTACAGCAGAGAAAGAGGTAACCACTGTACCTGAGTTTACTGGTGCTCCTGAACAATTGTGGAGAATTGACCAGCTTACTGACGGAACTTTCAGGATTATGCCTAAGGCTGTTCCAGGTACTGATGAAAAACTGGCTCTTGTCTCAATTGCTGACAGTACTCCAACTCTTGCTCCGTTTGATTTCAACAATGTAAACTGCAAGTGGAATTTTAAATAA
- a CDS encoding carboxypeptidase-like regulatory domain-containing protein: protein MKVSNIKKRLFLGTMFLYLLGSTHPLEASLPESIFFAQTNSKVSGTVKDATGVVPGANLIEKGNPTNGTVSDINGNFSISIPEGSTLVVSAIGYKTQEITITNPSAQLNILLEEDVLLLDDVVVTALGIRRDRKALGYGLEEVQGEAFTKARETNVINSMAGRVAGLVVSQTAGGPSGSTRVLLRGNTEITGNNQPLYVVDGVPLDNTNYGSAGTYGGYDLGDGISAISPDLEPGVYKLTGKAADNKALYFYSNGELVTDLDVTFTAVTVLFEGHHYVSWDYEDGNPNKTFNLIGKDVFAAMSPGTVINIYYSLNPDAGYWQMQTTTAWWTQLPGTGTTDLVGDGVIELVLTQEMLDLIQAQDGFLCVGHGYYVDRVTLD, encoded by the coding sequence ATGAAAGTAAGCAATATTAAAAAGAGATTGTTCCTTGGAACAATGTTTCTTTATCTGCTAGGGAGTACCCACCCCCTGGAAGCTTCACTTCCTGAGAGCATCTTCTTTGCTCAGACTAACTCAAAAGTTAGTGGAACGGTAAAAGATGCTACTGGTGTAGTTCCGGGTGCTAACCTTATTGAAAAGGGGAATCCGACTAATGGAACAGTAAGTGACATTAACGGTAATTTCTCTATCAGCATTCCCGAAGGATCTACCTTGGTTGTAAGTGCCATCGGATACAAGACCCAGGAAATTACAATCACTAATCCTTCAGCGCAACTTAATATCTTACTCGAAGAAGATGTGCTATTACTTGACGACGTTGTTGTAACAGCCCTGGGTATCAGGAGAGATCGCAAAGCACTCGGTTACGGACTTGAGGAAGTTCAGGGAGAGGCCTTTACCAAGGCAAGGGAGACCAATGTAATCAATTCTATGGCAGGTCGTGTGGCTGGCCTTGTAGTAAGCCAGACTGCAGGAGGTCCGTCAGGATCTACCCGAGTCTTGTTGAGGGGTAACACTGAGATTACTGGCAACAACCAACCGCTCTATGTAGTAGACGGAGTACCTCTGGATAACACCAACTACGGTAGTGCCGGCACCTACGGCGGTTATGACCTTGGAGACGGTATCTCTGCAATCAGCCCCGATCTCGAGCCAGGTGTTTACAAACTGACTGGAAAAGCTGCTGACAACAAGGCTCTGTACTTTTACAGCAATGGTGAACTGGTCACCGATTTGGATGTAACATTTACAGCAGTTACTGTACTCTTTGAGGGGCATCACTATGTATCCTGGGATTATGAGGATGGCAACCCCAATAAGACCTTTAATTTGATTGGCAAGGATGTATTTGCCGCTATGAGTCCTGGAACTGTAATAAATATCTATTACTCTCTTAATCCGGATGCCGGATATTGGCAAATGCAAACAACCACTGCATGGTGGACACAATTGCCGGGAACCGGGACTACTGACCTGGTGGGAGATGGAGTAATAGAACTGGTCCTGACTCAGGAAATGTTAGATTTGATACAGGCTCAAGATGGATTCCTCTGTGTAGGACATGGTTACTATGTTGACAGGGTAACCCTTGATTAA
- a CDS encoding glycoside hydrolase family 16 protein, protein MCRNLISCLLLMCCFNQAGCSQDIEEPKEQLPDNLVFIDEFETFNDKVWTKERHEPGWVNNELQEYRPENVSVGTDQGKSVLIITAERKGNNIYSGRVNSQGKMNFRTGRIEASIKLPKTANGLWPAFWMMGDNGKNWPTCGEIDILEMGEKQGILNGTSESLVNVAIHYGEDYTSHRQEYFAKLLDHSLLDGEYHIYALEKTANRLTITIDGIEIRSFDISPVSGRQEYFKDEYYALINLAVGGNFPGIQDIDEITALPDDGKAYMYVDWIKVFDL, encoded by the coding sequence ATGTGTAGGAATCTTATCTCGTGTTTGCTACTAATGTGTTGTTTCAACCAGGCAGGCTGTTCTCAGGACATTGAGGAGCCCAAAGAACAACTGCCTGACAACCTGGTATTCATTGATGAGTTTGAGACCTTCAATGACAAGGTATGGACAAAAGAAAGACATGAACCGGGCTGGGTAAACAATGAATTACAGGAATATCGTCCCGAAAATGTCTCTGTTGGTACTGATCAGGGTAAATCAGTTCTCATTATTACTGCCGAACGCAAGGGCAACAACATTTACTCAGGTCGGGTCAACAGTCAGGGCAAGATGAATTTCAGGACTGGCCGTATTGAAGCCAGCATCAAGCTCCCTAAAACTGCCAATGGTCTATGGCCCGCATTCTGGATGATGGGCGACAATGGTAAAAACTGGCCCACCTGCGGAGAGATTGATATTCTGGAAATGGGTGAAAAGCAGGGCATCCTGAATGGTACTTCGGAAAGTCTTGTCAACGTTGCTATACATTATGGTGAAGACTATACATCACATCGCCAGGAGTACTTTGCCAAGCTGCTTGACCATAGCCTTCTGGATGGAGAATATCATATTTATGCCTTAGAGAAGACTGCAAACAGGCTAACTATAACCATTGACGGAATAGAAATCAGAAGTTTCGACATCAGTCCAGTAAGTGGCCGCCAAGAATATTTCAAGGATGAATATTATGCACTAATCAACCTTGCAGTAGGAGGTAATTTTCCTGGAATACAGGACATAGATGAAATCACAGCCTTGCCAGATGATGGCAAGGCCTATATGTATGTTGATTGGATTAAAGTGTTTGACCTCTAA
- a CDS encoding single-stranded DNA-binding protein — MLNKVILIGNVGRDPEVRYLDKEQVVANFSLATTERGFKTRDGQEIPDRTEWHNIVAWRGLAKLAENYIKKGSQIYVEGKLKTRSYDDANGVKRYTTEIYADVIQLLGRRQDSDSGSFQTPKGSTNVGGSTQGQSSGVQEPPQSGRDILQGENGYDDDLPF, encoded by the coding sequence ATGCTTAATAAAGTAATACTTATAGGAAACGTAGGGCGTGATCCCGAAGTCCGTTATCTAGATAAGGAACAGGTTGTAGCCAACTTTTCACTGGCTACCACTGAACGTGGATTCAAGACCCGTGACGGCCAGGAAATACCAGACCGTACAGAATGGCATAATATAGTTGCGTGGAGGGGATTGGCAAAGCTTGCAGAGAACTACATCAAGAAAGGATCTCAAATCTATGTGGAAGGCAAGCTGAAGACCCGTTCCTATGATGATGCCAATGGTGTAAAAAGATACACTACTGAAATCTATGCTGATGTAATCCAGCTATTGGGCCGTAGGCAGGACAGTGATTCTGGTTCATTCCAGACTCCAAAGGGCAGCACTAATGTCGGTGGCTCCACTCAAGGCCAAAGTTCGGGTGTTCAAGAACCTCCTCAATCTGGTCGTGACATATTACAAGGGGAGAATGGTTACGATGATGACCTGCCCTTTTAA
- the gldD gene encoding gliding motility lipoprotein GldD → MKRFQSIAVLAAIIVFFASAGCRRTEVPKPMGYFRIDLEEPVYVRLDSAMPYSFEYPKSTVIESDVAPGAEPYWINILYPRHNARVHLSYKEVEDNLYELLEDNIKLAYKHVVKADGIDEDIYVDEDKSLYVMLFDIKGDAASPLQFLATDSARHFLRGSLYFYARPNRDSLAPVIDYIKTDVVHLIETLEWRD, encoded by the coding sequence ATGAAACGATTTCAAAGCATAGCTGTACTGGCAGCCATAATAGTATTCTTTGCCTCTGCCGGTTGCAGGCGAACTGAGGTTCCCAAACCCATGGGCTACTTCAGAATTGATCTGGAGGAACCGGTTTATGTCAGGCTTGACTCGGCTATGCCATATAGCTTTGAGTACCCCAAGAGCACAGTAATAGAAAGTGATGTAGCACCCGGTGCAGAACCATATTGGATCAATATTCTCTATCCGCGTCACAATGCCCGGGTACACCTCAGCTACAAAGAGGTTGAAGACAACCTCTACGAACTATTGGAAGATAACATAAAGCTAGCATACAAGCATGTCGTCAAAGCAGATGGCATAGACGAAGATATATATGTAGACGAAGACAAGAGTCTGTATGTAATGCTTTTTGATATAAAAGGAGATGCAGCCTCTCCCCTGCAATTTCTTGCCACTGACAGTGCCAGACATTTTCTGAGGGGCTCGCTTTACTTTTATGCAAGACCCAACCGGGATTCACTGGCCCCGGTAATTGACTATATCAAAACTGATGTGGTGCATCTTATCGAAACCCTTGAATGGAGAGACTGA
- the gldE gene encoding gliding motility-associated protein GldE, translating into MEADTVPQFILNSPVVTEIATFTTKSVIALILTVVLLLVSALLSGAENAYMVLRQMDQSKPDDSRDNVLKRYARHFENPEQLHTTIVICSSFINISVILGITLFFHGLLTDHMSSVQAYILLTVVAVSMILIFGEVLPRIFAWKYPVGFAGLMIRPLSFLKKLLWPFLYISAGFTGLANKRLAGNIKGLSLDDISQALDFDDESISEGRELLKGIVTFGNTNVVEIMTARVDVVDIDIESDFTKVIGLIVESGYSRMPVYEDGPDDVKGILYIKDLLPHLDQDSSFEWQKLIRPAYYVPETKKINDLLQEFKTQKIHMAIVVDEYGGTSGIVTLEDILEEIVGDISDELDDDEVTFTKLPDGSFIFEGKTLLKDFFRITEVSQETFISLTDEPETLAGLILELKGAIPARQEVIEHSGYKFTILASDNRRIKKVKFSRI; encoded by the coding sequence TTGGAAGCAGACACAGTTCCTCAATTCATACTTAATTCTCCGGTGGTGACTGAAATAGCAACTTTCACCACCAAGTCTGTAATTGCCCTTATTTTGACAGTAGTATTACTGCTTGTATCAGCCTTGCTTTCTGGCGCCGAGAATGCCTACATGGTGTTAAGGCAAATGGATCAGAGCAAGCCGGATGACAGCAGGGATAATGTTCTCAAGCGATATGCCAGGCATTTCGAGAACCCAGAACAACTGCACACAACCATAGTTATCTGCAGCAGTTTCATAAATATCTCTGTAATACTTGGGATTACCCTGTTCTTTCATGGACTCCTGACAGATCATATGTCATCTGTACAGGCTTATATATTATTGACAGTTGTTGCAGTCTCTATGATTCTGATTTTCGGAGAGGTGCTGCCACGTATTTTTGCATGGAAATACCCTGTCGGTTTTGCAGGGTTGATGATTCGCCCACTTTCTTTTTTGAAGAAACTGCTATGGCCCTTCCTGTACATATCAGCAGGATTTACCGGACTGGCAAACAAGCGTCTGGCAGGTAATATCAAAGGCTTGTCGCTGGATGACATATCACAGGCTCTGGATTTTGACGATGAATCCATTTCTGAGGGCAGGGAATTACTAAAAGGCATCGTTACCTTCGGAAATACCAACGTGGTCGAGATTATGACAGCGAGGGTGGATGTTGTAGACATAGACATAGAGAGTGATTTTACAAAAGTCATCGGTCTAATCGTTGAGAGTGGCTACTCACGTATGCCCGTCTATGAGGACGGTCCGGACGACGTAAAAGGCATCCTCTATATCAAGGACTTACTGCCTCACCTAGACCAGGACAGCAGTTTTGAATGGCAGAAGCTGATAAGACCAGCTTATTATGTGCCTGAGACCAAAAAGATCAACGACCTGCTGCAAGAGTTCAAGACTCAGAAGATACACATGGCAATCGTTGTTGATGAGTATGGAGGTACATCTGGTATAGTTACCCTTGAAGATATCCTTGAGGAAATAGTCGGGGATATCAGCGACGAGTTGGATGATGACGAAGTCACATTCACAAAACTGCCTGATGGCAGTTTTATTTTTGAAGGCAAGACCCTGCTGAAGGACTTTTTCCGTATCACTGAGGTGTCACAGGAAACATTCATAAGCCTAACCGATGAACCTGAAACGCTTGCCGGACTGATACTGGAACTGAAGGGAGCGATTCCTGCCAGACAAGAAGTTATTGAGCACTCGGGCTATAAATTTACGATACTTGCATCCGACAATCGAAGGATAAAAAAGGTTAAATTCTCCAGAATCTGA
- a CDS encoding helix-turn-helix transcriptional regulator, translated as MAMSRTLFFSRLKSLTGKAPQEFIRLIRLQNAAELLKNGYSVSDASIQSGFANSKYFSSLFKKTFGVQPSKFQHPD; from the coding sequence ATGGCAATGAGCAGGACGCTGTTTTTTAGCCGGCTGAAATCTCTTACCGGTAAAGCACCCCAGGAATTCATCCGACTAATCAGGCTTCAAAACGCTGCCGAACTGTTAAAAAATGGATACAGTGTTAGCGATGCATCTATACAGAGCGGTTTTGCAAACAGCAAGTACTTCAGTTCACTTTTCAAAAAGACTTTCGGCGTGCAGCCCAGTAAGTTTCAGCATCCCGACTAA